CAGACAATACAATCGGTTATGATACTACGATGAATACCATCGTAGAATGTGTAGACCGCATCCGTGATACTGCACAGAGCCACGAGCGTATCTTCTTTATCGAGGTGATGGGCCGTGATGCCGGTTTCCTGGCACAGAATTCAGCTATCGCCAGTGGAGCAGAGGCAGCTATCATTCCAGAGGATTCTACCGACGTAGACCAGTTGGCTCAATTCATGGAGCGTGGTATCCGTAAGTCTAAGAAGAGTTGTATCGTCATCGTGTCAGAGAGTCCTAAGTGCGGTGCTCTTTATTATGCCGACCGTGTGCGCAAGGAGTTCCCTGAGTTTGATGTACGTGTATCTATCCTGGGTCACTTGCAGCGTGGCGGCCGTCCGTCAGCCCGTGACCGTATTCTTGCGAGCCGTACCGGTTGTGGTGCCATCGAGGCTATCATGCAGGGACAGCGCAATGTGATGATTGGCGTACGCAATAACGAGGTGGTATACGTTCCGCTTTCTGAAGCTATCCGCTCAGATAAGCCATTCGACCGTAAACTGATCAAGGTTTTGGACGAGTTGAGTATCTGATTGATAGAGATTGGAGTAAGAAGAAGGGAGTTTGGACTCCTGACTTCTTGCTTTTGCATAGGAAAATGGTTTAAAGGGAACTAAAAATGGTTTAATAAGGTATAAAAGCCGAATAAAACTTTAAATTAATTTGTGGTTTCCATAAATTGTTGTTACTTTTGCAGTCAAGAATAATATAAATATATATATAACTTTTAAACTAATAAGCTTATGTCACAAATTAATGGACGTATCTCTCAGATTATCGGTCCTGTTATCGACGTTTACTTCGATACAAAGGGCGAGAATCCAGAGAAGGTGCTTCCTAAAATTTATGAAGCTCTGAAGGTAAAACGTCCAGACGGACGCGAGCTTGTCATCGAGGTGCAGCAGCATATCGGTGAGGATACGGTTCGCTGTGTCGCTATGGATAATACTGACGGTTTGCAGCGCGGCTTGGAGGTTATCCCTACAGGTAACCCAATCCAGATGCCAGCCGGAGAGCAGATCAAGGGCCGTATGATGAATGTCATCGGACAGCCTATTGATGGTATGAATGAATTGGACATGAAGGGTGCTTATCCTATCCACCGTGAGGCTCCGAAGTTTGACGAACTTTCTACTCACAAGGAGATGCTTGCTACCGGTATTAAGGTGATTGACCTGCTTGAACCTTACATGAAGGGTGGTAAGATTGGTCTTTTCGGTGGTGCCGGTGTAGGTAAGACGGTGCTTATCATGGAGTTGATCAACAACATTGCCAAGGGACACAACGGCTACTCTGTATTTGCCGGAGTAGGTGAGCGTACCCGTGAAGGTAACGACTTGATTCGAGACATGCTCGAGTCTGGTGTTATCAAGTATGGTGAGAAGTTCCGTAAAGCGATGGAAGAAGGTAAGTGGGATCTCTCACTTGTCGATCCTGAGGAACTTGCCAAGAGTCAGGCTACCCTGGTATATGGTCAGATGAATGAGCCACCTGGGGCACGTGCTTCTGTAGCTCTCTCTGGTTTGACCGTAGCAGAGGAGTTCCGTGATCATGGAGGTAAGAATGGTGAGGCAGCGGATATCATGTTCTTTATCGATAACATCTTCCGTTTCACCCAGGC
This Segatella copri DSM 18205 DNA region includes the following protein-coding sequences:
- the pfkA gene encoding 6-phosphofructokinase, producing the protein MAKIKTIGILTSGGDAPGMNAAIRAVTRSAIYNGFTVKGIYRGYDGLINDEIKTFSTENVSGIIGTGGTMLKTARSKEFMTEEGRQKAFETIQKEEIDALVVIGGNGSLTGAMNFAREFDICCIGLPGTIDNDLYGTDNTIGYDTTMNTIVECVDRIRDTAQSHERIFFIEVMGRDAGFLAQNSAIASGAEAAIIPEDSTDVDQLAQFMERGIRKSKKSCIVIVSESPKCGALYYADRVRKEFPEFDVRVSILGHLQRGGRPSARDRILASRTGCGAIEAIMQGQRNVMIGVRNNEVVYVPLSEAIRSDKPFDRKLIKVLDELSI
- the atpD gene encoding F0F1 ATP synthase subunit beta — encoded protein: MSQINGRISQIIGPVIDVYFDTKGENPEKVLPKIYEALKVKRPDGRELVIEVQQHIGEDTVRCVAMDNTDGLQRGLEVIPTGNPIQMPAGEQIKGRMMNVIGQPIDGMNELDMKGAYPIHREAPKFDELSTHKEMLATGIKVIDLLEPYMKGGKIGLFGGAGVGKTVLIMELINNIAKGHNGYSVFAGVGERTREGNDLIRDMLESGVIKYGEKFRKAMEEGKWDLSLVDPEELAKSQATLVYGQMNEPPGARASVALSGLTVAEEFRDHGGKNGEAADIMFFIDNIFRFTQAGSEVSALLGRMPSAVGYQPTLASEMGAMQERITSTKNGSITSVQAVYVPADDLTDPAPATTFTHLDATTELSRKIASLGIYPAVDPLGSTSRILDPLIVGKAHYDCAQRVKQLLQRYNELQDIIAILGMDELSDEDKLTVNRARRVQRFLSQPFTVAEQFTGLKGVMVPIEETIKGFNAILDGEVDDLPEQAFLNVGTIEDAKEKAKQLLAAAQA